The Miscanthus floridulus cultivar M001 unplaced genomic scaffold, ASM1932011v1 fs_154_1_2, whole genome shotgun sequence genomic sequence ACCTCAAGATTGGCCTTTTTCACTAGCaagttttcctttttttccaACATTTCAAGTGTCTGTAAGCATATTAAGAAAGTTAGTTCTACAGATTCCGACTACAAGAGCAGTCTTAAGTCTTTACATAGTTACAGAAGATATATGAAAGAAAGTCCTTATTCTGGAAGAGTGAAAGTGACACTAAACGCTACAAGTAACAGAGAATACTGAAGGCATTTGGTTTTATAGTAAACAGGTTTGCAAAATCATCTGCTGTCTGGATTTTTGGATTTAATCCTTCTATACATTGAATAACACAGAGAGTCAACCTGTTTATCTCGGAGACAGCAGCAACCATATCTTTTTTTAAAATATAACAGAGGTAAGAAAAGCTAGCCATCTTCTTAATGTAATATACCTTGTCCACCATCACTTCCGTGAGCCCACAGCTGGGTTTCGATTGCAACAGAAACTGCTACAGGTTCCAACTATAGAAAAGCTACAGCTAATCTGACCCGAATCCGAATGCATAGAATTTACACATCAACTAATTAACCTCTAGCCTTAATCACTGCATCATAGCTGAAATACATCGAACTCCCCGAAGCAACTTTATCTAACACAGGAGGCAGGGATATCAACCGATCTGTTTCACCTCGTTGAGCTTGTCGAGCGAGGCCAGCGCGGTGGCCTGGCTCTGCTCCTTGGACTTCCCGAACACCCTGCCGAACACGCCTGACATCGCCGCTTCTCCCCTCCCCTCTTACCAAGTCACCAAGACCCCGATCGAAACGAATCTGCGCGAAGACCAAACACAAGGGATAAGGGCCAACTATTAGGTCGAATATTTATCGGGCGATCGGCCTGACAGACATCAGATACCTGCGCGGGATCGAGGGAGCTCCCTCTCCTTCCCCGTCGCAACTCGCGATCTCCGCTACGCCGGCCGGTGGGGATCGTGTTCTCCGCCGTGCGGTGGGTTCTTACGGGGAAAAGGGAAGCGGGACGCGGAGTcgttgctttgctttgctttatTAACCCGACCGGAGAAGGAAGATAGTCTCGTCAGGCGGGCGTCGGGGAGTCGGGGGTGGTGTGCGCGTGGCACACAAAAGCAGGGCCGACAGCCCGCGCTGGTGTCTGGCTATCCGAAGGGCCGGGCAAGTCTGGGCCTGTCTGTTTCCTAGTCGGGCCTGTAAGTGGAAATCGCAAGGCCGGAAATACTATCCCACCTCGTGGAGGGGGAGCTCACTCTTTTTTCGGTGTTTGAAATTTGGCTATGTAACATTAAAAGATCACTCTTGGCTACATATAGCATCAAAAGATCACTTCTTTTGGAAATTTACCACTTTCCGTCAAATTAGCTAACGTTGGCTGCTCACCGTGAAGGACTGTTGTGCTATGGCCAGGTTATCCATCGATCGCTACTTTGGTTCAGCAGATAGGGATGCCATGGCTGAGCTCCGATGACCCCAGCCAGGCCAGACGCGGTCCTCTCCAACTCTTCCTCCTAGCTCCTTCCTACTCGTTACCCTGCGAAGCGGAGAGACTACCACTTCCACCTCCTCACTTCCGAACCCAATCCCATCCTCTCTTCCAATGACGGGACAGCAGCAGGCGGGCTCCCCATCTTCCAGCTCAGCCGGGCTCGCCAGCAGGCAGGACAGGACGATGACGACGAACAGGAAGAGGAGGTGACAGGCGGGGGCGGAGGAGGAGCAGGGTCTTTGTCGTCGTCCGCGCCATGCCAGCAGGATCGACTTCTGGTCCTCTAGCGGCAGCGTCATGGTCTATCCGGTGCTATCCTCGACGAGCCTCCTGtcaaacgacgctaacggtcgggagccatcgccgccgccgcgatGCAACCACGCGTAGTCGTTGATGCAGCCAGACCTCGAGAAGCCACAGGCGGGCATCCCTGGGCGGCAGCATGGCAGCATCACGGTCATGGCCACATAACGCAGCCCTTCACGGTGAGCAGCCGGTGTTAGCTAACTTGATGGAAAATGGTAAATTTCCAAAAGAAGTGATCTTTTGATGCTACATAGCTAAGAATGTATCTTTTGATGGTACATAGCAAAAGATGAGATCTTTCAATGGTATGCACCCAATTTTCCCTTGAAATTTGTGCTATGTTGAACGACCAAATTTTGCTCAAAAAAAATGAACGACCAAATGAACCGGCCTAGATCAAATCATATATCAATCTCAAACTTGAATTCTGATTCCACGTAAGATATTGAAGTTTAATCTATCCAAAATGTTCGGTTAGGGTTCACATTTAATCAAGTTGAAAAAAATATTAAGAACACATCAAGTGGGGAGAACATATGCCATCGGTTGGTTGGGTTCATTGTAGCATAACCCGTTCTGTTTGATAGGGTTTTTCCTCGGCTCCGGCTTCGGCTCTTCTGAAGGAGCCCTACAGACATTACGTAGGAGGAACCGTTTTTTTAGTAAAAAATAGAGTAGCCGGAGCCGATTTGGAGGGCCATACAACCCCTTAAGTTTTCGGCTTAGCAATCTAGAGATTCATAGATCTAACTCATCAAGAAGGTCTGATTCCTCATCGGTCATAATTTTTTGAACTAATCTATTCACGATTTTGGGTTAATTAGTCCTCGCAGATTCTCTAATCACgttgttaaatttaaaatactgCTAAAGCATGCCTGAGGACTGAGGTGGGAGATCTAGGTGATTGGTGTGACCTGCGATGGTTAAGTTAAATGAGGCTTCTCACATCATCAGGCTGGGCTCATTAAGGcggtaaaaaataaaaaaaaaaataaaaaaggccaCGAAATCTCACGACAACTCGTTCTATTTTGTACTCCCTTCGTGCCGCCTCTCCGCTCTTCCCTCCTCCCAAATCCCAAACCCGCTTCCATTCCGCCGCCGAGCAAAACCCTAGGGGCTTCtcagcgctgccgccgccgccatggacgaCAGCCTCTACGACGAGTTCGGCAACTACATAGGCCCAGAGCTCGCCGACTCCGACGCCGATGACGACTCCGACGCCGGCGGCGCCTCACCGTCCCCCTCCGCGTCCGGCTCGCCGTCCCCCGCGGCGCGCTCCCCGTCGGGCTCCCCCTCCCGCCCGGCCGCGCTCAtggacgtcgacgacgacgagggcGACCCGTCCCAGCAGGCTGTGGTGCTCGCCGAGGACAAGAAGTACTACCCCACCGCCGAGGAGGTGTACGGGCCTGGCGTGGAGGCGCTCGTCATGGACGAGGACGAGCAGCCGCTCGAGATGCCCATCATCGCGCCGCCCCGCGTCGTGAAGTTCGAGGTCGGGACCCGCGCCGCGGCCACGTCTACCTACGCGTCCACCGAGTTCCTCCTCGGCCTCGCGGGCAACCCCGCGCTCGTCCGCAACGTCACCCTCGTCGGCCACCTCCAGCACGGGAAGACGGTGTTCATGGACATGCTCGTAGAGCAGACACACGAAGTGGACACCTTCGACTCTGAGGGGGAGCGCCATGTGCGGTTCACTGACACAAGGGTGGACGAGCAGGAGAGGCAGGTCTCCATCAAGGCTGTGCCAATGTCGCTTGTTCTCGAGGGGGGAAACGGCAAGTCATACCTGTGCAACATCATGGACACGCCCGGGCATGCTAACTTCTCTGATGAGATGACTGCGGCACTGCGGCTTGCGGATGGAGCTGTGCTCGTTGTTGATGCTGCCGAGGGAGTAATGGTAATGCATTGACCTTTTGTTTTTCGTAGTCATCTTTCTGCTATAATGATGCACTTTGCTGAAATTACTAGTCTTAATGCACATTTTAGAGAAAATATTGGATCATGAGGAGATGAATCTGTGTGTAGTACAATCTGGTCAAACTAATTAACTTCAACAAAGAGTCACCATCCAATTGTATCCCATCCAACTTAGGGCACTCCACCCTCCATTTTGATTGGAAGGGAGTAAAGTTTTCTTTCAGCGTCACAGAAATTTCTCCAGATGTCTGACCCATGCATTCTAAATGAGCAATGGGTGGCATTGCTGAAAATACTAAGATAGAGGTCTCAGCTGTTGGCATATTCCAGGAAGAGCATTTTGTTTTCACCCACAGATCAAGTCAGATAGCAATTAGACTAATTTAATCTCTGTGTTTACTGTTTTGAATCCAATTGGTAAATGGTGATACCTTGCTTGCTAGATTTGTCTAAGTACACCTTATTGTGTGCTTGGGAACAGTGTACTAATGCTTCATGATGTTCACAAACTTGCTTCATATGCAAGGTTTACACATGTGCTACCTTTATGGACTCAGTTTAGGCAGATGTCATTATATTGGGATTTGTATGGTAAGCTGTGTTTAGCTTGGGTTTAAGATGTCAGCGCATTTGAGGATTCTGATGCATTGAGCATGTTGATTATCATATGGTTACATCTGTTGGATTAAAGGCCATGTCCTTATTTGTAATGATATGACTTATGGAACGTCGTGTGAACCTATAGTAGCAAATGAGTTTTTAAGTTGACCGTGTAGGTTTTCAGCCATTATGGGCAGAGTAAAGTAACCACATGTGAATCAACACTCCCAGAATTTTAAGTACCCAGATAACATGAATAAATTATTTTGTTGTACAGCAAATTGCAAGTTTCGCATTTTTAGAAATTATGCGGGTTTTTTGTACTTTTGGTCTACATGCATGCTAGACAGCTAGAGTATCTTTTATTTTCTTATATATCGAAGTGTAAAGTATTATGTTATTTATTTACCCCCATTGGTTATTAGGTTAATACTGAGAGGGCAATTCGTCATGCAATCCAAGAAAGGCTTCCCATCGTTGTTGTGATTAACAAGGTATATTTTTGCTGCCCCTTTTCTATTATGTTCCAGTAGAAACATGAAATCGAAGTTTATGCTTACTGTGTGCTATTACAGGTTGACAGATTGATAACAGAACTAAAGCTGCCCCCAAATGATGCATATTTCAAGCTGCGGCATACTCTAGAGGCAATTAATGATCTTATCTCATCGTGTTCAACTACAGTAGGTGGCACTCAGCTGGTGGATCCTGCTGCTGGAAACGTATGTTTTGCAAGTGGTGCTGCGGGCTGGTCTTTTACCTTACAATCTTTTGCCCATCTTTACTTGAAGATTCATGGGATTCAATTTGACCATGAGAAATTTGCATCTCGCCTATGGGGAGACCTGTATTTTCACCCTGATTCTAGAACCTTTAAAAAGAAGCCGCCAAAGGAAGGAGCTAACAGATCATTTGTTGAGTTTATCCTTGAGCCTCTGTACAAAATTTATAGTCTGGTTGTTGGTGAGCAAAAGGGGAATGTGGAATCAAAGCTTGCTGAATTGGGTGTCACGCTGAGCAATGCAGCTTATAAGCTTAATGTTAGACCTTTGCTGAGGTTAGCTTGCCGCTCAATTTTTGGCACTGCTACTGGTTTTACCGACATGTTAGTGAAACATATCCCCTCAGTGAAGGATGCTGCTGCAAGGAAGATAGACCACATATACACTGGACCACAAGATTCCTCTATTGTGGATGCTATGAAAAAATGTGATCCCAATGGACCCCTTATGGTTAACGTAACAAAACTATATCCAAAGTCTGATTGCAGCGTCTTTGATGCCTTCGGACGAGTTTATAGTGGCACGATACAGACTGGACAGACTGTGAGGGTCCTTGGAGAAGGCTATTCTCCAGATGATGAAGAGGATATGACTGTCAAAGAGGTGACCAAATTGTGGGTTTATCAGGCACGATACCGTGTTGCAATTAGTAAAGCCCCTGCTGGCTCTTGGGTTCTTATTGAAGGTGTAGATGCATCAATAATGAAAACTGCTACTATATGTCCTAtgaatattgatgaagatgtgtaCATATTTAGACCTCTACGTTTCAACACCTTGCCCGTTGTAAAGATAGCAGCTGAGCCTCTCAACCCAAGTGAGCTTCCTAAAATGGTCGAAGGTCTTCGTAAAATTAGCAAGAGTTATCCTCTTGCTATTAACAAGGTTGAAGAGTCTGGAGAGCACACTATCCTGGGGACTGGTGAACTATATCTGGATTCCATAATGAAGGACCTCAGAGAGCTTTATTCAGAGGTTGAGGTGAAGGTACGGATGATGCACTAGTTTTGccctttttttttgggggggggggggggggggggggggggggggggggggggttgaactaaattgatttttaGGGTGGACCAAATTGATTTGCTTTGTTACCTTTTGGCATGCAGGTAGCAGATCCTGTTGTTACATTTTGTGAAACAATTGTTGATACTTCTTCTATGAAATGTTTTGCTGAAACACCTAACAAGAGGAACAAAATTACTATGGTAAGCTTTTCTTGAGTGCACTCTTTGTATTTGCTTTTGGCATTTCCCATGCTGATCTTTATTTGTAAATGCAAGCAACTGATATGTTATTGAACCTTTTGTCTTTATGGCATGACGCAGCTTGCTGAACCATTAGAGAAGGGCTTAGCAGAAGATATTGAGAATGGTCTTGTTAGCCTGGATTCAAGACAGAAAGAAATTACTGACTTCT encodes the following:
- the LOC136530543 gene encoding 110 kDa U5 small nuclear ribonucleoprotein component CLO-like, which translates into the protein MDDSLYDEFGNYIGPELADSDADDDSDAGGASPSPSASGSPSPAARSPSGSPSRPAALMDVDDDEGDPSQQAVVLAEDKKYYPTAEEVYGPGVEALVMDEDEQPLEMPIIAPPRVVKFEVGTRAAATSTYASTEFLLGLAGNPALVRNVTLVGHLQHGKTVFMDMLVEQTHEVDTFDSEGERHVRFTDTRVDEQERQVSIKAVPMSLVLEGGNGKSYLCNIMDTPGHANFSDEMTAALRLADGAVLVVDAAEGVMVNTERAIRHAIQERLPIVVVINKVDRLITELKLPPNDAYFKLRHTLEAINDLISSCSTTVGGTQLVDPAAGNVCFASGAAGWSFTLQSFAHLYLKIHGIQFDHEKFASRLWGDLYFHPDSRTFKKKPPKEGANRSFVEFILEPLYKIYSLVVGEQKGNVESKLAELGVTLSNAAYKLNVRPLLRLACRSIFGTATGFTDMLVKHIPSVKDAAARKIDHIYTGPQDSSIVDAMKKCDPNGPLMVNVTKLYPKSDCSVFDAFGRVYSGTIQTGQTVRVLGEGYSPDDEEDMTVKEVTKLWVYQARYRVAISKAPAGSWVLIEGVDASIMKTATICPMNIDEDVYIFRPLRFNTLPVVKIAAEPLNPSELPKMVEGLRKISKSYPLAINKVEESGEHTILGTGELYLDSIMKDLRELYSEVEVKVADPVVTFCETIVDTSSMKCFAETPNKRNKITMLAEPLEKGLAEDIENGLVSLDSRQKEITDFFRQRYQWDVLAARSIWAFGPDKQGPNILLDDTLSIEVDKNLLNAVKDSIVQGFQWGAREGPLCDEPIRNVKFKILNANIAPEPLHRGGGQIIPTARRVVYSAFLMANPRLMEPVYYVEIQTPIDCVSAIYTVLSRRRGHVTADVPKPGTPIYIVKAFLPVIESFGFETDLRYHTQGQAFCLSVFDHWAIVPGDPLDKSIVLRPLEPAPIQHLAREFMVKTRRRKGMSEDVSINKFFDEAMMNELAQQAADIHLQMM